A single region of the Duganella sp. BuS-21 genome encodes:
- the thiL gene encoding thiamine-phosphate kinase, giving the protein MLSEFDLIKEYFQRPQHAARAVLGIGDDCALLAPTPGMQTAISSDMLVEGRHFFAGEDPQRLGHKALAVNLSDLAAMGARPVGFTLALALPAADRAWLQGFSQGLFALADAFNIELIGGDTTKGPLTICITVFGELRPGQALRRSAAQAGDDIWISGTLGDARLALAGYRQELAQPLDAAAQRAAAVRMHTPVPRVELGVLLAQQGIAHAAIDISDGLIGDLGHILQRSGVGATLDVDALPAGDVLATRDAALRRAYTAAGGDDYELCFTAPAASRAAILAAAGSVATPVTRVGSIDAQAGLRLVDAAGGALDLQLAGFDHFAS; this is encoded by the coding sequence ATGCTTTCCGAATTCGACCTCATCAAAGAATATTTCCAGCGTCCCCAGCATGCCGCGCGCGCCGTGCTCGGCATCGGCGACGATTGCGCCCTGCTCGCGCCCACGCCCGGCATGCAGACCGCCATATCATCCGACATGCTGGTCGAAGGCCGCCACTTCTTTGCCGGCGAAGACCCGCAGCGGCTCGGCCACAAGGCGCTGGCCGTCAACCTGTCCGACCTGGCGGCCATGGGCGCGCGCCCGGTCGGCTTCACGCTGGCGCTGGCCCTGCCCGCCGCCGATCGCGCCTGGCTGCAGGGCTTCTCGCAAGGCCTGTTCGCGCTGGCCGACGCCTTCAACATCGAACTGATCGGCGGCGACACCACCAAGGGGCCGCTGACTATCTGCATCACCGTGTTCGGCGAGCTGCGCCCGGGCCAGGCCCTGCGCCGCAGCGCCGCCCAAGCCGGCGACGATATCTGGATTTCCGGCACCTTGGGCGATGCGCGCCTGGCGCTGGCCGGCTATCGCCAGGAACTGGCGCAGCCGCTGGACGCCGCCGCCCAGCGCGCCGCCGCCGTGCGCATGCATACGCCGGTGCCGCGCGTGGAACTGGGCGTGCTGCTGGCGCAACAGGGCATCGCCCACGCCGCCATCGATATCTCGGACGGCTTGATCGGCGACCTCGGCCACATCCTCCAGCGCTCTGGTGTCGGCGCCACGCTTGACGTCGACGCCCTGCCGGCCGGCGACGTGCTGGCCACGCGCGACGCCGCCCTGCGCCGCGCCTACACGGCCGCCGGCGGCGACGATTACGAGCTGTGCTTCACCGCGCCGGCAGCGTCGCGTGCGGCCATCCTGGCGGCGGCCGGCAGCGTGGCCACGCCGGTCACCCGCGTCGGCAGCATCGATGCGCAGGCCGGCCTGCGCCTGGTGGACGCCGCCGGCGGCGCGCTCGATTTGCAGTTAGCGGGCTTCGATCACTTCGCTTCCTGA
- a CDS encoding EAL domain-containing protein: MISHTDLSHARILVVDDQPVNLELLEYLLTSTGYKAVSSTTDPRVVAGWHAAHRYDLIILDLQMPGMSGFDVMEALKPLEPDGWLPVLVVTAQPDHKMRAFESGARDFISKPFDPIETLMRIRNMLEMRLLHARERSYNARLENTVRERTAELQRFRSAMDATADAIFLLDTDSAELVDVNEGACRMLGYPRFDMLGQTASRLGLGTPEALRKQAARLADFAAAVGPARAPELSELELMRSDLMAVPVELYWQLLQRAGQPTVMLGVARDISERRQSEELLQRMAHYDSLTGLPNRTLFFRTLGDTIALAQDKPWRIAVLFIGLDRFKSINDSLGTACGDDLLRQFSNRLVQCVRIRDTAGRLGGDEFALILTMNRDQQEAVNAAADVREALRQPFELDGQQAVLSASIGIALYPDDASDPETLVKYADTAMSRAKQAGRDGYRFFTAGMNVQVLARLDMELALRRAFDNRELLLHYQPKVNLNTGVICGVESLLRWQRPGFGLVYPAEFVPVLEDTGLVVRVGGWIIDTACQQIAAWLADGTGPVRVAVNVASRQFVEGDLEQLVRSALARHQVPPELLELELTETALMSNAERTITVLKNLKALGMKVAIDDFGTGYSSLAYLQRFPIDKLKIDIAFVREITTNPNDAAIALAIISMAHSLKLQVIAEGVETRAQLEALRRSRCDEIQGYFFSRPVAPDELGRLVRAGRSLPPAPGAASQPPQTLLIVDDDVNVLASLHRLFRRDGYQILTAANPIEAFELLALHAVQVVVCDQRLPLMSGTEFLSKVKEMYPETIRIILSGYTGLEAVLDSINRGAIYRFYTKPWDDTQLRDNIRLAFHHYWLMHGSGRLVGEPGEDATALPPLIQEAK, translated from the coding sequence ATGATCAGTCACACCGACCTTTCTCACGCCCGCATCCTGGTCGTCGACGATCAGCCCGTGAATCTCGAATTGCTGGAGTACCTGCTCACCTCCACCGGGTACAAGGCGGTCAGTTCGACCACCGATCCGCGCGTCGTCGCCGGCTGGCACGCCGCGCACCGTTACGACCTGATCATCCTCGATTTGCAGATGCCCGGCATGAGCGGCTTCGACGTGATGGAGGCGCTCAAGCCGCTGGAGCCGGACGGCTGGCTGCCGGTGCTGGTGGTCACCGCCCAGCCCGACCACAAGATGCGCGCCTTCGAGAGCGGTGCGCGCGACTTCATCAGCAAGCCCTTCGATCCCATCGAAACCCTGATGCGCATCCGCAACATGCTGGAAATGCGCTTGCTGCATGCGCGCGAACGCAGCTATAACGCGCGCCTGGAGAACACCGTGCGCGAGCGGACCGCCGAACTGCAGCGCTTCCGCAGCGCCATGGACGCCACCGCCGACGCCATCTTCCTGCTCGATACCGACAGCGCCGAACTGGTCGACGTCAACGAAGGCGCCTGCCGCATGCTCGGCTATCCGCGCTTCGACATGCTGGGCCAGACCGCCAGCCGGCTCGGCCTCGGCACGCCGGAGGCGCTGCGCAAGCAGGCCGCGCGGCTGGCCGATTTCGCCGCCGCCGTCGGCCCCGCGCGCGCGCCGGAGTTGAGCGAGCTGGAACTGATGCGCAGCGACCTGATGGCCGTGCCGGTCGAGCTGTACTGGCAACTGCTGCAGCGCGCCGGCCAGCCGACCGTGATGCTGGGCGTGGCGCGCGACATCAGCGAACGGCGCCAGTCCGAGGAGCTGTTGCAGCGCATGGCCCACTACGACAGCCTGACCGGCCTGCCCAACCGCACGCTGTTCTTCCGCACGCTGGGCGACACCATCGCGCTGGCGCAGGACAAGCCGTGGCGCATCGCCGTGCTGTTCATCGGCCTGGACCGCTTCAAGAGCATCAATGACTCGCTCGGCACGGCTTGCGGCGACGACCTGCTGCGCCAGTTCAGCAACCGGCTGGTGCAATGCGTGCGCATCCGCGACACCGCCGGCCGCCTCGGCGGCGACGAGTTCGCCCTGATCCTGACCATGAACCGCGACCAGCAGGAAGCGGTGAACGCCGCCGCCGACGTGCGCGAAGCGCTGCGCCAGCCGTTCGAGCTCGACGGCCAGCAGGCCGTGCTCAGCGCCAGCATCGGCATCGCCTTGTATCCCGACGATGCCAGCGATCCCGAAACCCTGGTCAAGTACGCCGACACCGCCATGTCGCGCGCCAAGCAGGCCGGCCGCGACGGCTACCGCTTCTTCACCGCCGGCATGAACGTGCAGGTGCTGGCGCGGCTGGACATGGAGTTGGCGCTGCGCCGCGCCTTCGACAACCGCGAGCTGCTGCTGCACTACCAGCCCAAGGTCAACCTGAACACCGGCGTCATCTGCGGCGTCGAATCGCTGCTGCGCTGGCAGCGGCCCGGCTTCGGCCTGGTGTATCCGGCCGAGTTCGTGCCGGTGCTGGAGGACACCGGCCTGGTGGTGCGCGTCGGCGGCTGGATCATCGACACCGCCTGCCAGCAGATCGCCGCCTGGCTGGCCGACGGCACGGGGCCGGTGCGGGTGGCGGTCAACGTCGCCAGCCGCCAGTTCGTCGAGGGCGACCTGGAGCAACTGGTGCGCAGCGCGCTGGCCCGCCACCAGGTGCCGCCCGAGCTGCTGGAGCTGGAGCTGACCGAGACCGCACTGATGTCCAATGCCGAGCGCACCATCACCGTCCTGAAAAATCTCAAGGCGCTCGGCATGAAGGTGGCGATCGACGATTTCGGCACCGGCTATTCGTCGCTGGCCTATTTGCAGCGCTTCCCGATCGACAAGCTGAAGATCGACATCGCCTTTGTGCGCGAGATCACCACCAATCCCAACGACGCCGCCATCGCGCTGGCGATCATCAGCATGGCCCACAGCCTCAAGCTGCAAGTGATCGCGGAAGGCGTGGAAACACGGGCCCAGCTCGAAGCGCTGCGGCGCAGCCGTTGCGATGAAATCCAGGGCTATTTCTTCAGCCGGCCGGTCGCGCCCGACGAACTGGGACGGCTGGTGCGCGCCGGCCGCAGCCTGCCGCCGGCGCCGGGCGCGGCCAGCCAGCCGCCGCAGACGCTGCTGATCGTCGACGACGACGTCAACGTGCTGGCTTCGCTGCACCGCCTGTTCCGCCGCGACGGCTACCAGATCCTGACGGCGGCCAATCCGATCGAGGCCTTCGAGCTGCTGGCGCTGCATGCGGTGCAGGTGGTGGTGTGCGACCAGCGCCTGCCGCTGATGAGCGGCACCGAGTTCCTCAGCAAGGTCAAGGAAATGTATCCGGAGACCATACGCATCATCCTGTCCGGCTATACCGGGCTGGAGGCGGTGCTCGACTCCATCAACCGTGGCGCCATCTACCGTTTTTATACCAAGCCGTGGGACGACACCCAGCTGCGCGACAACATCCGCCTGGCGTTCCACCACTACTGGCTGATGCACGGCAGCGGCCGGCTGGTGGGCGAGCCGGGCGAGGATGCGACTGCGCTGCCGCCCTTGATTCAGGAAGCGAAGTGA
- a CDS encoding metalloregulator ArsR/SmtB family transcription factor, translated as MSCQHDYSACDPQIAQLADLFHLLGDPTRLRIVLACMPAPIAVSDIAATLELSGSLVSHHLRLLRAARIVKSERQGKQVFYSTADAHISGVLNDMLEHIAEPSTGTEA; from the coding sequence ATGAGCTGCCAACACGATTATTCCGCCTGCGATCCACAGATCGCGCAACTGGCTGATCTGTTCCACCTGCTCGGCGACCCGACGCGCTTGCGCATCGTGCTCGCCTGCATGCCGGCGCCGATTGCCGTCAGCGACATTGCCGCTACACTGGAGTTGAGCGGCTCGCTGGTCAGCCACCACCTGCGCCTGCTGCGCGCCGCCCGCATCGTCAAGTCCGAGCGCCAGGGCAAGCAGGTTTTCTATTCCACCGCCGACGCCCACATCAGCGGCGTCCTCAACGATATGCTTGAACATATCGCCGAACCTTCCACCGGGACCGAAGCATGA
- a CDS encoding FKBP-type peptidyl-prolyl cis-trans isomerase — MKRSSVFVALLFAAAVAHAQAQAQAQAQAPQAQPEVAPAAAPAPEAAVVVGSATPGPAAEQLIVTDTKVGTGKEASVGATVVMHYSGWLYRPLAKHMHGKLFDSSYPRGEPLDFVLGAGRVIKGWDQGIRGMKVGGKRTLIIPSELAYGSRPSPGSNIPPNSALIFDVELVDVK; from the coding sequence ATGAAGCGTAGTTCCGTTTTCGTCGCCTTGCTGTTTGCCGCCGCCGTTGCTCACGCTCAGGCTCAGGCCCAGGCCCAGGCCCAGGCGCCGCAGGCCCAGCCCGAAGTCGCCCCGGCCGCTGCACCAGCCCCTGAAGCCGCCGTCGTGGTCGGCTCGGCCACGCCGGGTCCGGCCGCCGAACAACTGATCGTCACCGACACCAAGGTCGGCACCGGCAAGGAAGCCTCGGTCGGCGCCACGGTGGTGATGCATTACTCGGGCTGGCTGTACCGTCCGCTGGCCAAGCATATGCACGGCAAGCTGTTCGACTCGTCCTATCCGCGCGGCGAACCGCTGGACTTCGTGCTCGGCGCCGGCCGCGTCATCAAGGGCTGGGACCAGGGCATCCGTGGCATGAAGGTGGGCGGCAAGCGCACCCTGATCATCCCGTCGGAACTGGCCTACGGCTCGCGTCCTAGCCCGGGCAGCAATATCCCGCCAAATTCCGCCCTGATCTTCGACGTGGAACTGGTGGACGTCAAATAA
- a CDS encoding cation diffusion facilitator family transporter produces the protein MSKHHDHDHHDHDHHHDHDHGHSHAHGHHHHHGDPNTMGRAFAIAIVLNLAFVGIEFFYGFLANSTALMADAGHNLSDVLGLMLAWGAAILVKRAPNQRYTYGLRSTSMLAALFNAMLLMAACGGIAWQAVQQLLHPDPVAGLTVSVVAGMGILVNGFSAWLFMAGSKDDINIRGAYLHLAADAAISLGVLVAGLLVRFTGWNWLDPAVSVVIVAIIVASTWSLLTQSLRMMLAAVPDNVDRAKIEQFLHSQPGVSSVCDLHIWAMSTTENALTVQLVTPAGYPGDGAIDAISKTLREDFSIQHSTLQVRTGASALECCLQAPAAAAAAHAHAH, from the coding sequence ATGAGCAAGCACCACGACCACGACCATCATGACCACGATCACCATCATGATCACGACCATGGCCACAGCCATGCGCATGGCCACCACCATCACCACGGCGACCCGAACACCATGGGCCGCGCCTTCGCCATCGCCATCGTGCTCAACCTGGCGTTCGTCGGCATCGAATTCTTCTACGGTTTCCTGGCCAATTCCACCGCGCTGATGGCCGACGCCGGCCACAACCTGTCCGACGTGCTGGGCTTGATGCTGGCGTGGGGCGCCGCCATCCTGGTCAAGCGCGCGCCGAACCAACGCTATACCTACGGCCTGCGCAGCACCTCGATGCTGGCCGCCTTGTTCAACGCCATGCTGCTGATGGCGGCCTGCGGCGGCATCGCCTGGCAAGCCGTGCAGCAACTGCTGCATCCCGATCCGGTGGCCGGCCTGACCGTGTCGGTGGTGGCGGGCATGGGCATCCTGGTCAACGGTTTCTCGGCCTGGCTGTTCATGGCCGGCAGCAAGGACGACATCAATATCCGTGGCGCCTACCTGCACCTGGCCGCCGACGCCGCCATCTCGCTGGGCGTGCTGGTGGCCGGCTTGCTGGTCCGCTTCACCGGCTGGAACTGGCTCGACCCGGCAGTCAGCGTGGTGATCGTCGCCATCATCGTGGCCAGCACCTGGTCGCTATTGACGCAATCGCTGCGCATGATGTTGGCCGCCGTGCCGGACAATGTGGACCGCGCCAAAATCGAACAGTTCCTGCACAGCCAGCCGGGCGTAAGCTCGGTGTGCGACCTGCATATCTGGGCCATGAGCACCACCGAGAACGCATTGACCGTGCAGCTGGTGACGCCGGCCGGCTATCCGGGCGACGGCGCCATCGACGCCATCAGCAAGACGCTGCGCGAGGACTTCTCGATCCAGCACAGCACGCTGCAGGTGCGTACCGGCGCCAGCGCGCTGGAATGCTGCCTGCAGGCGCCGGCGGCCGCAGCGGCCGCCCACGCGCACGCCCACTAA
- the cysK gene encoding cysteine synthase A → MKIANDVTELIGRTPLVRLNRLSKGSGAQVLAKLEYCNPAHSVKDRIGLSMIEAAEAAGQIRPDTIILEPTSGNTGIALAMVCAARGYRCTLVMPDTMSRERRMLLRAYGAELILTPGSEGMLGAIRHADALAASDPRYLMPQQFNNPANPDVHRRTTAEEIWTDTDGAVDILVAGIGTGGTITGVGEVIKARKPSFRCVAVEPEASPILSKGSKGPHPIQGIGAGFVPGVLNTAIYDEIVCVGNDDAFETARRAAREEGLLVGISSGAALWAAMQVAQRPDSAGKLIVVIIPSFGERYLSTALYASLAD, encoded by the coding sequence ATGAAGATTGCCAACGACGTCACCGAACTGATCGGCCGCACACCCCTGGTGCGGCTGAACCGGCTGTCCAAGGGCAGCGGCGCGCAAGTGCTCGCCAAGCTTGAATACTGCAATCCGGCCCACAGCGTGAAAGACCGCATCGGCCTGTCCATGATCGAAGCGGCCGAAGCGGCCGGGCAAATCCGCCCCGACACCATCATCCTCGAACCCACCAGCGGCAACACCGGCATCGCCCTGGCCATGGTCTGCGCGGCGCGCGGCTATCGCTGCACGCTGGTCATGCCCGACACCATGAGCCGCGAACGGCGCATGCTGCTGCGCGCCTATGGCGCCGAGCTGATCCTGACACCGGGCAGCGAAGGCATGCTGGGCGCGATCCGCCACGCCGACGCGCTGGCCGCGTCCGATCCACGCTACCTGATGCCGCAGCAGTTCAACAACCCGGCCAATCCCGACGTACACCGCCGCACCACGGCCGAGGAAATCTGGACCGACACCGACGGCGCGGTCGACATCCTGGTGGCCGGCATCGGCACCGGCGGCACCATCACCGGCGTGGGCGAGGTGATCAAGGCGCGCAAGCCGTCCTTCCGCTGCGTGGCGGTGGAGCCGGAAGCGTCGCCCATCCTGTCCAAAGGCAGCAAGGGGCCGCACCCGATCCAGGGCATCGGCGCCGGCTTCGTGCCGGGCGTGCTGAATACCGCCATCTACGATGAAATAGTCTGCGTCGGCAACGACGACGCGTTTGAAACCGCGCGCCGCGCGGCCAGGGAAGAAGGACTGCTGGTGGGGATCTCCTCCGGCGCCGCGCTGTGGGCGGCGATGCAGGTGGCCCAGCGGCCCGACAGCGCCGGCAAGCTGATCGTGGTGATCATCCCCTCGTTCGGCGAGCGCTACCTGAGCACCGCCCTGTACGCCAGCCTGGCCGATTAG
- a CDS encoding CinA family protein: MSNSDTILDLAAQVGTALQDKGLILATAESCTGGGVAQAITEIAGSTAWFDCGFITYSNASKTEMLDVSAALIAQMGSVSEEVAGAMASGALGASNAHLAVSTTGIAGPTGAVPGKPVGTVCFGWANADTVHTERLVFAGDRRAVREQTVIHALQGLLRFIN, from the coding sequence ATGAGTAACAGCGACACCATCCTCGACCTTGCCGCGCAAGTCGGCACAGCACTGCAAGACAAGGGCTTGATCCTGGCCACGGCCGAATCGTGCACGGGCGGCGGCGTGGCCCAGGCCATCACCGAAATCGCCGGTTCCACCGCCTGGTTCGACTGCGGCTTCATCACCTATTCCAACGCCTCGAAAACCGAAATGCTGGACGTGTCGGCCGCGCTGATCGCGCAGATGGGCAGCGTGTCGGAAGAAGTGGCCGGCGCCATGGCCAGCGGCGCGCTCGGTGCGAGCAACGCCCACCTGGCGGTCTCGACCACCGGCATCGCCGGCCCCACCGGCGCGGTGCCGGGCAAGCCGGTGGGCACGGTGTGCTTCGGCTGGGCCAATGCCGACACGGTCCACACCGAACGCCTGGTGTTTGCCGGCGACCGTCGCGCGGTGCGCGAGCAGACCGTGATCCACGCCCTGCAAGGCTTGCTGCGCTTCATCAACTAG